In Pongo pygmaeus isolate AG05252 chromosome 13, NHGRI_mPonPyg2-v2.0_pri, whole genome shotgun sequence, one genomic interval encodes:
- the ADGRD2 gene encoding LOW QUALITY PROTEIN: adhesion G-protein coupled receptor D2 (The sequence of the model RefSeq protein was modified relative to this genomic sequence to represent the inferred CDS: inserted 2 bases in 1 codon; deleted 1 base in 1 codon; substituted 1 base at 1 genomic stop codon), with protein MAPWCYCFLCLLIRSLSGTPSNSPGESRNPWAQVAPVAPGEVVKTAGGVCKFSGQRLSWWQAQESCEQQFGHLALQPPDGALASRLRDPVWVGQREASLRRPPQRRARTTAVLVFGERTADRAARLRSPLPELAALTACAHVQWDCASPDPAALFSVAAPALPNALLLRAFAEPGGVVRAALVVRGQHAPFLSAFRADGRWHHVCATXEQRGGRWALFSDGRRRAGARGLGAGHPVPSGGILVLGQDQDSLGGGFSVRDAFSGNLTDFHLWARALSPAQLHRARACAPLPEGLLFRWDPGALDVAPSLLPMVWVRLLCPVPSEECPTWNLGPRSAGSELCLEPQPFLCCYRTETYHRLQDAQSWPGQDVISRVNALANNIVLLPDPLSEVHGALSPAEASSFLGLLEHVLVMEMAPLGPAALLAVVRFLKRVVALGAGPVNPELLLTGPWEQLSQGVVSVASLVLEEQVADTWLSIPEVVGGPMALVESVQRLAPLLSTTMTSEQPRMRIQHRHAGLEVRSLRLREASMRGCLFTMPGGHTEGPGHIHIPASEVRRLLGKGGLSGVTVIHSWFTSRVFQYTPEGLDLEPQAPASSEEANRVQRFLSTQVGSAIISSEVWDITGEVNMAVTFHLQHQAQSPLFPPHSPSPYTGAAWATTGCSVAALYPDSTACFCNHSTSFAILLQIYEVQRGPEEESLLKTXSFVGCGVSFCALTTTFLLFLVAGVPKSEQTTVHKNLSFSLASAEGFLMTSEWAKANEVTCVAVTVAAHFLFLVAFSWMLVEGLLLWRKVVAVSMHPGPGMWLYHATGWGVPVGIVAVTLAMLPHDYVAAGHCWLNVHTYAIWAFVGPVLFVLTANTYILTHVVMITVSSARRRARMSSPRPCLQQQIWTQIWATVKPMLVLLPVLGLTWLVGILVHLSPAWAYAAVGLNSIQGLYIFLVYAACSEEVRSALQRMAEKKVAKGPMALEPPQLSPPLQTRRDRAQGGGTAGRKLAEAPIAKGPQSKGQQKEIQSLPNPLREKCFPPRLRVTSRTADGGSMRRAEQWQGGYCGRNGLEAPPTGPPRRPPGPAPLPHLPRPHPRALRLQEQESGGASALNPDPIPRAAQRPELEARGSWGCRAVSFAGPPPPLLKGRGALGACGCSEDGETETHSEDRPRFLENGWETRRQTLPSSALLGPQTPERRSGSP; from the exons ATGGCACCGTGGTGCTACTgtttcctctgcctcctg ATCAGGAGTCTCTCTGGGACCCCCTCCAACTCCCCAGGTGAATCAAGGAACCCCTGGGCCCAGGTTG CCCCCGTGGCCCCCGGCGAGGTGGTGAAGACTGCAGGTGGGGTGTGCAAATTCTCTGGACAGCGACTGAGCTGGTGGCAGGCCCAAGAGTCCTGCGAGCAGCAGTTTGGCCACTTGGCACTGCAGCCCCCTGATGGGGCTCTTGCTTCACGGCTGCGCGATCCGGTCTGGGTGGGCCAAAGAGAGGCCTCTCTGCGGAGACCCCCACAGAGGC GTGCGCGCACCACCGCCGTGCTGGTGTTCGGCGAGAGGACGGCTGACCGGGCGGCGCGGCTGCGGAGCCCTCTACCTGAGCTGGCAGCGCTGACCGCGTGTGCTCACGTGCAGTGGGACTGTGCCTCGCCCGATCCCGCAGCGCTCTTCTCCGTTGCCGCGCCCGCGCTGCCCAACGCGCTGCTGCTGCGCGCCTTCGCCGAGCCGGGGGGCGTCGTGCGCGCTGCGCTGGTGGTGCGTGGGCAACACGCGCCCTTCCTCTCAGCCTTCCGCGCCGACGGCCGCTGGCACCATGTGTGCGCCACGTGAGAGCAGCGGGGCGGGCGCTGGGCGCTGTTCTCCGACGGGAGGCGGCGCGCTGGGGCGCGGGGGCTGGGCGCCGGCCACCCGGTGCCGTCCGGCGGCATCCTGGTGCTGGGCCAGGATCAGGACTCTCTGGGCGGTGGCTTCTCGGTGCGTGACGCCTTCAGCGGCAACCTCACCGACTTCCACCTGTGGGCGCGGGCGCTGAGCCCCGCTCAGCTGCACCGGGCACGGGCCTGCGCGCCACTCCCAGAGGGCCTGCTCTTCCGCTGGGACCCGGGCGCCCTGGACGTCGCACCCTCGCTGCTGCCCATGGTGTGGGTGCGCCTTCTGTGTCCCG TGCCCTCCGAGGAGTGCCCTACGTGGAACCTGGGACCTCGCAGTGCGGGCTCTGAGCTCTGCCTGGAGCCGCAGCCCTTCCTCTGCTGCTACCGGACAG AGACCTATCATCGGCTGCAGGATGCCCAATCATGGCCTGGCCAGGATGTTATCAGCCGAGTCAACGCCTTAGCCAACAACATTGTG CTCCTCCCAGACCCCCTCTCCGAAGTCCATGGAGCCCTGTCCCCAGCAGAGGCCTCCAGCTTCCTGGGCCTTCTGGAGCATGTCCTGGTGATGGAGATGGCTCCGCTGGGGCCGGCCGCACTGCTGGCTGTTGTGCGCTTCCTGAAGAGGGTGGTGGCCCTCGGGGCTGGG CCTGTCAACCCAGAGCTGTTGTTGACAGGCCCCTGGGAGCAGCTGAGCCAAGGCGTTGTATCTGTGGCCAGCCTGGTCCTGGAGGAGCAGGTGGCTGACACATGGCTGTCCATCCCTGAG GTGGTCGGTGGGCCTATGGCTCTGGTGGAGAGTGTGCAGCGCCTGGCACCCCTGCTGAGCACCACAATGACCTCAGAGCAGCCCCGAATGCGCATTCAGCACCGCCATGCTG GCCTGGAGGTGCGGAGCTTACGCTTGAGGGAGGCCAGCATGAGGGGCTGCTTATTCACAATGCCTGGTGGGCATACAGAGGGGCCCGGCCATATCCACATTCCTGCGAGTGAAGTGAGGCGACTCCTCGGGAAAGGTGG CCTCTCTGGAGTCACTGTGATCCACAGCTGGTTCACCTCCAGAGTCTTCCAGTACACCCCAGAGGGACTGGACCTAGAGCCCCAGGCCCCTGCCAGCTCAGAGGAGGCAAACAGGGTGCAGAG GTTCCTAAGCACCCAGGTGGGGTCAGCCATCATCTCCTCTGAAGTGTGGGACATCACTGGAGAGGTCAACATGGCTGTGACTTTTCATCTGCAGCACCAGGCCCAG AGCCCCCTGTTCCCTCCCCATTCCCCAAGCCCATATACAGGGGCTGCCTGGGCCACCACAGGCTGCTCCGTGGCTGCCCTGTACCCGGACTCCACCGCCTGCTTCTGCAACCACAGCACCAGCTTTGCCATCCTGCTGCAAATCTATGAAGTACAG AGAGGCCCTGAGGAGGAGTCGCTGCTGAAGAC GTCATTTGTGGGCTGTGGCGTGTCCTTCTGCGCCCTCACCACCACCTTCTTGCTCTTCCTGGTGGCCGG GGTCCCCAAGTCAGAGCAAACCACAGTCCACAAGAACCTCAGCTTCTCCCTGGCCTCTGCCGAGGGCTTCCTCATGACCAGCGAGTGGGCCAAGGCCAATGAG GTGACATGTGTGGCTGTCACAGTCGCAGCGCACTTCCTCTTTCTGGTGGCATTCTCCTGGATGCTGGTGGAGGGGCTGCTGCTGTGGAGGAAGGTGGTAGCTGTGAGCATGCACCCGGGCCCGGGCATGTGGCTCTACCATGCCACAGGCTGGG GCGTGCCTGTGGGCATCGTGGCGGTCACCCTGGCCATGCTCCCCCATGACTACGTGGCCGCCGGACATTGCTGGCTCAATGTGCACACATATGCCATATGGGCCTTCGTGGGGCCGGTGCTCTTCGTGCTGACT GCCAACACCTACATCCTGACCCATGTGGTGATGATCACCGTGTCCAGCGCCCGCCGCCGTGCCCGCATGTCGAGCCCACGGCCCTGCCTGCAGCAGCAGATCTGGACCCAGATATG GGCTACGGTGAAGCCCATGCTGGTCCTGCTGCCCGTCCTGGGCCTGACCTGGCTGGTGGGCATCCTGGTACACCTGAGCCCCGCCTGGGCCTACGCTGCCGTGGGCCTCAACTCCATCCAG GGGCTGTACATCTTCCTGGTTTATGCTGCCTGCAGTGAGGAG GTGCGGAGCGCCCTGCAGAGGATGGCTGAGAAGAAGGTAGCCAAG GGACCTATGGCCCTAGAACCCCCTCAGCTTTCTCCTCCATTGCAAACCCGGAGAGACAG GGCCCAGGGAGGGGGAACAGCTGGCCGCAAGCTGGCAGAGGCCCCTATAGCCAAGGGTCCCCAGAGCAAGGGGCAGCAGAAGGA GATCCAGAGCCTTCCAAACCCGCTGAGGGAGAAGTGCTTTCCTCCAAGGCTGCGGGTCACCAGCCGGACAGCTGATGGGGGGAGCATGAGGCGGGCTGAGCAGTGGCAGGGTGGGTACTGTGGGAGG AATGGGCTGGAGGCGCCCCCCACAGGCCCTCCCAGGCGCCCCCCGGGGCCAGcgcccctcccccacctgccccgcCCCCACCCGCGGGCGCTGCGGCTGCAGGAACAAGAGAGCGGCGGCGCCTCTGCGCTCAA CCCCGACCCCATCCCGCGGGCCGCTCAGCGGCCGGAGCTGGAAGCGCGGGGCAGCTGGGGCTGCCGGGCTGTGTCCTTCGCGGGGCCGCCACCGCCCCTCCTGAAAGGCCGCGGAGCCCTCGGGGCATGCGGATGTTCCGaggatggagaaactgagactcacagCGAGGACCGGCCAAG GTTTCTAGAGAATGGCTGGGAAACTCGTCGCCAAACCCTGCCCAGCTCAGCTCTGCTGGGACCCCAGACCCCAGAACGGCGCAGCGGAAGTCCCTGA